One window of the Anolis sagrei isolate rAnoSag1 chromosome 5, rAnoSag1.mat, whole genome shotgun sequence genome contains the following:
- the LOC132775564 gene encoding acrosin-like, protein MKWPPSLFLILSVFGSTRAQDDRCNGICGRRPLAPSHGGSVRIIGGTDTLPGTWPWIVSIQTPSHRGYTHICGGSLISSRWVMTAAHCFLDKRFMEHWKLVIGATQLSRPSPDIQERTIKNLVEHQHYQKHNHLNDIALLELSQPINCTDYVQLACLPDSNIEVQSLTHCYISGWGVTDISILSHILLLSGRQTSDILQEAKVNLIPLELCNSTYWYNSKIHFNNLCAGYQRGGIDTCQGDSGGPLVCRAARSERFWVVGVTSWGAGCGRAQRPGVYTSTQHFLDWIKAGTKENLIRPGGQGAVKPKPSMPRPVGQPWYQTAYHPTTTAATGNWMNPWPQPTPTPSSPPLTWREPTMAKDEQEIQNWLHAHATSRPPPPPLPQPTLAKDEQEIQNWLQAQATSRPLPRPTMRPVLTNPPPWPPPLPSATQAQWGTASGWNQQWATPPPPPPLLTHPPPRPAYQTWAQLGLTRPTRRTTRHPVYYGGQQGYQDWYRPPPATLPPTTQQWAWAQPTWSQYWRPKRTRYPY, encoded by the exons ATGAAGTGGCCGCCTTCTCTCTTTTTGATCCTCTCCGTGTTTGGATCCACGCGTGCCCAGGATGACCGGTGCAA tGGGATTTGCGGGCGGCGTCCCCTGGCTCCCAGCCACGGCGGTTCGGTTCGGATCATCGGCGGCACGGACACCTTGCCAGGAACGTGGCCCTGGATCGTCAGCATCCAGACGCCGTCTCACCGGGGCTACACCCACATCTGTGGAGGGTCCCTCATCAGCTCACGTTGGGTGATGACCGCGGCCCATTGCTTCTTGGACAAAAG GTTCATGGAGCACTGGAAGCTGGTGATCGGGGCCACACAACTCTCCCGGCCCAGCCCCGACATCCAGGAGCGCACCATCAAGAACCTGGTGGAGCACCAGCACTACCAGAAGCACAACCACCTCAACGACATCGCTCTCCTGGAGCTGAGCCAGCCCATCAACTGCACCGACTACGTCCAGCTGGCCTGCCTCCCAGACAGCAATATAGAGGTCCAAAGCTTGACCCACTGCTACATCAGCGGATGGGGCGTCACCGACATCTCCA TCCTAAGCCACATCCTTCTGCTTTCAGGGCGCCAGACGTCCGACATCTTGCAGGAGGCCAAGGTCAACCTCATCCCACTGGAATTGTGCAACAGCACTTACTGGTACAACAGCAAGATCCACTTCAACAACCTTTGTGCTGGGTATCAGCGCGGAGGCATCGATACCTGTCAG GGTGACAGCGGTGGTCCCCTGGTGTGCCGGGCTGCGAGGTCGGAGCGCTTCTGGGTGGTTGGCGTCACCAGCTGGGGGGCCGGCTGTGGGCGGGCCCAGCGCCCGGGCGTCTACACCTCAACGCAGCACTTCCTCGATTGGATTAAAGCGGGCACCAAGGAGAACCTGATCCGGCCAGGCGGTCAGGGAGCTGTAAAGCCCAAGCCCAGCATGCCGAGACCTGTGGGGCAACCGTGGTACCAGACAGCATACCATCCAACCACTACTGCCGCAACAGGGAACTGGATGAATCCATGGCCCCAGCCGACCCCGACCCCAAGCAGCCCCCCACTGACATGGAGGGAGCCCACCATGGCCAAAGACGAGCAGGAGATCCAGAACTGGCTACATGCCCACGCCACCTCAAGACCTCCTCCTCCGCCCCTGCCCCAGCCCACCTTGGCCAAAGATGAGCAGGAGATCCAGAACTGGCTCCAAGCTCAAGCCACCTCCAGGCCCCTACCCCGGCCCACCATGAGGCCTGTGCTGACCAACCCTCCTCCCTGGCCACCTCCGCTGCCTTCTGCCACTCAGGCCCAGTGGGGCACGGCCAGTGGCTGGAACCAGCAGTGGGCCacgcctcctccccctccccctctcctaaCCCATCCACCACCACGGCCGGCCTACCAGACGTGGGCCCAGCTGGGCTTGACCCGGCCCACCCGGAGGACCACCCGGCACCCTGTCTACTACGGTGGGCAGCAGGGCTACCAGGATTGGTACCGGCCTCCCCCAGCCACCCTGCCCCCCACAACCCAGCAGTGGGCATGGGCCCAGCCCACGTGGTCCCAATACTGGCGTCCCAAAAGGACCAGGTACCCCTATTAG